In Spinacia oleracea cultivar Varoflay chromosome 5, BTI_SOV_V1, whole genome shotgun sequence, a single window of DNA contains:
- the LOC110789808 gene encoding uncharacterized protein produces the protein MQLSENEGIEGKTMVVTGGLGYLGASLCLELLRRGARQVRSLDLRSVSPWSSQLSLNPAFLHVRGDITSQKDVKKALKGADCVFHVASYGMSGKEMLQNGRIDNVNINGTCLILDACMDFGIKRLVYVSTCNVVFGGKEIINGDETLPYQPPDYHADPYGRSKSIAEQLVLKYNGRPFREKNGEHLYTCAIRPAGIYGPGEERHFPRIVNFAKLGLVVFRVGDPTIKSDWVYVDNLVVALLLASMGLLDDIPGREGCPVAAGQSYFISDGCPVNSFEFVRPLLRSLDYDLPNTSLSLPSALVVGNIFLVVYTILYPWLNKSWLPQPLLLPAEVYKVGVTHYFSLLKAKKELGYIPMVSPEEGMAATISYWKDRKKRSLDGPTIYAWIFCVFGMSALISVALFPDFGPLSPIKTLALFFYQSIRNIRIISFLAVGAHVAESIYAWHLAKKVDPANAKGWFLQTFVLGIFSLRLLLKRARN, from the exons ATGCAGTTGAGCGAAAATGAGGGAATCGAAGGGAAGACGATGGTGGTGACTGGTGGTTTGGGCTACTTGGGTGCTTCTCTCTGCCTCGAGCTTCTCCGACGAGGTGCTCGCCAGGTCCGATCCCTCGACCTCCGTTCAGTTTCACCTTGGTCCTCTCAACTCTCTCTCAATCCTGCCTTTCTTCACGTCCGAG GGGACATTACGAGCCAAAAGGATGTCAAGAAGGCTCTAAAAGGGGCGGATTGCGTTTTCCATGTTGCTTCCTATGGCATGTCGGGTAAAGAAATGCTTCAAAATGGTCGTATTGACAATGTTAATATAAATGGAACCTGCCTTATACTGGATGCATGCATGGATTTTGGGATCAAGAGGCTTGTCTATGTGAGTACTTGCAATGTTGTTTTTGGGGGAAAAGAGATCATCAATGGGGATGAAACTCTGCCTTATCAACCTCCAGATTACCATGCTGATCCTTATGGCCGCAGCAAATCCATTGCTGAACAGCTAGTCCTGAAATATAATGGTCGCCCTTTCAG GGAGAAAAATGGTGAACATCTTTACACCTGTGCCATTCGTCCTGCTGGTATATATGGACCTGGTGAAGAGAGACACTTTCCACGGATAGTGAATTTTGCAAAGTTAGGTCTGGTGGTATTTAGAGTTGGTGATCCAACTATTAAATCAGACTGGGTTTATGTGGATAATCTTGTAGTGGCTCTTCTATTGGCAAGTATGGGGCTTTTAGATGATATTCCTGGGAGAGAGGGATGCCCTGTAGCAGCTGGACAGTCATACTTCATCTCTGACG GGTGTCCAGTTAATTCTTTTGAGTTCGTCCGTCCTCTTTTGAGGAGCCTGGACTATGATCTACCAAACACCTCATTGAGTTTACCCTCGGCTCTTGTGGTTGGAAATATATTTTTGGTTGTCTATACCATTCTTTACCCATGGCTTAACAAATCATGGCTTCCACAACCATTGCTTCTTCCTGCTGAAGTATACAAG GTTGGTGTTACACATTATTTCTCGTTGCTAAAAGCCAAGAAGGAGCTGGGTTACATTCCAATGGTGAGCCCCGAAGAAGGCATGGCAGCAACGATTTCATACTGGAAAGATAGGAAGAAGAGAAGCCTAGATGGGCCTACGATATATGCATGGATATTCTGCGTGTTTGGAATGTCTGCTCTGATAAGTGTCGCCCTCTTTCCAGATTTCGGTCCTCTTTCACCCATAAAAACTCTGGCTCTCTTCTTTTATCAATCAATACGTAATATACGGATAATTAGCTTTTTAGCTGTAGGGGCACATGTTGCAGAGAGCATTTACGCATGGCACCTTGCCAAAAAAGTGGATCCTGCAAATGCAAAGGGTTGGTTTTTGCAGACTTTTGTTTTGGGGATCTTCTCGTTGCGTTTACTGTTGAAAAGGGCTCGAAACTAG